In Vulpes lagopus strain Blue_001 chromosome 1, ASM1834538v1, whole genome shotgun sequence, a genomic segment contains:
- the ZNF281 gene encoding zinc finger protein 281: MKVGGGFLSGGGGPGSSGGGGPGGGGGGGGGPGGGGRRAEMEPTFPPGMVMFNHRLPPVASFTRPAGSAAPPPQCVLSSATSAAPAAEPPPPPPAPDMTFKKEPAASASAAFPSQRTSWGFLQSLVSIKQEKPADPEEQPQPHHHHHHHHHHHHHYGGLFAGAEERPAGLGGGDGGVIQDLSILHQHAQQQPAQHHRDVLLGGTGRTDDHHHGGGGGGGGGEEPKQDTTVKKAKRPKPESQGIKAKRKPSASSKPPLVGDGEGAVLSPSQKPHICDHCSAAFRSSYHLRRHVLIHTGERPFQCSQCSMGFIQKYLLQRHEKIHSREKPFGCDQCSMKFIQKYHMERHKRTHSGEKPYKCDTCQQYFSRTDRLLKHRRTCGEAIAKGAASAEPGSSTHNSMGNLAVLSQGNTSSSRRKTKSKSLAVESKEHKAGKTSESQISNNINMQSYSVEMPTVSSSGGIIGTGIDELQKRVPKLIFKKGSRKNTDKNYLNFVSPLPDMVGQKSLSGKPSGSLGIVSNNSVETISLLQSTSGKQGQISSTYDDAMQFSKKRRYLPTASSNSAFSINVGHMVSQQSVIQSAGVSVLDNETPLSLIDSSALNAEIKSCHDKSGIPDEVLQSILDQYSNKSESQKEDPFSIAEPRVDLHTSGEHSELVQEENLSPGTQTPSNDKASMLQEYSKYLQQAFEKSTNAGFTLGHGFQFVSLSSPLHNHTLFPEKQIYTTSPLECGFGQSVTSVLPSSLPKPPFGMLFGSQPGLYLSALDATHQQLTPSQELDDLIDSQKNLETSSAFQSSSQKLTSQKEQQKNLESSTSFQIPSQELASQIDPQKDIEPRTTYQIENFAQAFGSQFKSGSRVPMTFITNSNGEVDHRVRTSVSDFSGYTNMMSDVSEPCSTRVKTPTSQSYR, translated from the coding sequence ATGAAAGTCGGCGGCGGGTTCCTGAGCGGCGGCGGCGGTCccggcagcagcggcggcggcggtcccggcggcggcggcggcggcggcggcggtcccggcggcggcggcaggaggGCGGAGATGGAGCCCACCTTCCCCCCGGGGATGGTCATGTTCAACCACCGGCTGCCCCCGGTCGCCAGCTTCACCCGGCCGGCGGGGtcggccgcccctcccccgcagTGCGTGTTATCCTCCGCGACCTCCGCAGCCCCGGCCGCCGagccgccccccccgccgccggccccggaCATGACTTTCAAGAAGGAGCCGGCGGCGTCGGCGTCAGCGGCCTTCCCCTCGCAGAGGACCTCCTGGGGCTTCCTGCAGTCCCTGGTCAGCATCAAGCAGGAGAAGCCGGCGGACCCCGAGGAGCAGCCgcagccccaccaccaccaccaccaccaccaccaccaccaccaccactacggGGGGCTGTTCGCCGGGGCCGAGGAGAGACCTGCAGGCCTGGGAGGCGGCGACGGGGGCGTCATCCAGGACCTCAGCATTCTGCACCAGCACGCCCAGCAGCAGCCGGCCCAGCACCACCGCGACGTGCTGCTCGGCGGCACCGGCAGGACTGACGACCACCaccacggcggcggcggcggcggcggcggcggcgaggagcCAAAGCAGGACACTACCGTCAAAAAGGCAAAGAGGCCAAAGCCAGAATCTCAGGGAATCAAAGCCAAGAGGAAGCCAAGCGCATCTTCCAAACCTCCCCTGGTCGGAGACGGAGAAGGCGCCGTCCTCTCCCCAAGTCAGAAACCTCACATCTGCGACCACTGCAGTGCTGCTTTCAGGAGCTCCTACCACCTGCGGAGGCACGTCCTCATTCACACCGGAGAGAGACCCTTCCAGTGCAGCCAGTGCAGTATGGGCTTCATCCAGAAATACCTGCTGCAGAGACACGAGAAGATCCACAGCCGAGAGAAGCCGTTCGGATGCGATCAGTGCAGCATGAAGTTCATCCAGAAGTACCACATGGAGAGACACAAGAGGACGCATAGTGGAGAAAAGCCATACAAATGTGACACTtgccaacagtatttttcaaggACTGACCGGCTGTTGAAGCACAGGCGCACGTGTGGCGAAGCCATAGCTAAAGGAGCCGCGAGTGCGGAACCTGGGTCGTCGACCCATAACAGTATGGGTAACCTGGCTGTGTTGTCTCAGGGAAACACAAGCTCCTCGAGGAGGAAAACGAAGTCAAAAAGCCTAGCTGTCGAGAGCAAGGAACATAAGGCCGGTAAAACGAGCGAATCACAGATTTCAAATAACATAAACATGCAGAGTTACTCCGTAGAAATGCCTACCGTGTCTTCCAGTGGAGGCATAATTGGCACCGGTATCGATGAACTGCAGAAAAGGGTGCCAAAATTGATCTTtaagaaaggaagcagaaagaacaCCGATAAAAACTACCTTAACTTTGTGTCGCCGTTGCCAGACATGGTTGGACAGAAGTCCTTGTCTGGGAAACCCAGTGGCTCGCTTGGCATCGTATCGAATAATAGCGTGGAGACCATTAGTCTTCTCCAAAGTACCAGTGGCAAACAAGGTCAGATAAGCAGTACTTACGATGATGCCATGcagttttcaaagaaaagaagataCTTACCAACTGCCAGCAGCAACAGTGCCTTTTCTATAAACGTAGGACACATGGTCTCCCAACAGTCCGTCATTCAGTCCGCAGGTGTCAGTGTTTTGGACAATGAGACCCCGTTGTCCCTCATTGACTCCTCGGCTCTCAATGCTGAAATTAAGTCTTGTCATGACAAGTCTGGAATTCCCGACGAGGTTTTACAAAGTATTTTGGATCAGTACTCCAACAAATCGGAAAGCCAGAAAGAGGATCCTTTCAGTATAGCGGAACCGCGAGTGGATTTACACACCTCAGGAGAACACTCGGAATTGGTTCAGGAAGAAAATTTGAGCCCAGGCACCCAAACACCTTCAAACGATAAGGCGAGCATGTTGCAAGAATACTCCAAATACCTCCAACAGGCTTTTGAAAAATCCACTAATGCAGGTTTTACTCTTGGACACGGTTTCCAGTTTGTCAGTTTGTCTTCACCTCTCCACAACCACACTTTATTTCCAGAAAAACAGATATACACTACATCTCCTTTGGAGTGTGGTTTCGGCCAATCTGTTACCTCAGTGTTGCCATCTTCATTGCCAAAGCCTCCTTTTGGGATGTTGTTTGGATCTCAACCAGGTCTTTATTTATCTGCTTTGGATGCTACACATCAGCAGTTGACACCTTCCCAGGAGCTGGATGATCTGATAGATTCTCAGAAGAATCTAGAGACTTCGTCAGCCTTCCAGTCCTCATCTCAGAAATTGACTAGCCAGAAGGAACAACAGAAAAATTTAGAGTCCTCAACAAGCTTTCAGATTCCATCTCAGGAGTTAGCTAGCCAGATAGATCCTCAGAAAGACATAGAGCCTAGAACAACGTACCAGATTGAGAACTTTGCACAGGCGTTTGGTTCTCAGTTTAAGTCGGGCAGCAGGGTGCCAATGACCTTCATCACTAACTCTAATGGAGAAGTGGACCATAGAGTAAGGACTTCAGTGTCAGATTTCTCAGGGTATACAAACATGATGTCTGATGTAAGTGAGCCATGTAGTACAAGAGTAAAGACGCCCACCAGCCAAAGTTACAGGTAA